Within the Govania unica genome, the region CGATCACGCCGCCGATGCTGTTGCCGTGGCCGCCGAGGAACTTGGTCGCGGAATGGATGACGATATCGGCGCCATGCTCGAACGGGCGGCAGAGATAGGGCGAGGCCAGCGTGTTGTCGACGATGAGAGGGATTTTCGCCTCATGCGCGATGGCGGCGATGGCCGCTATGTCGGTGACGATGCCGCCGGGATTGGCCAGGCTTTCAATGAAAATGGCGCGGGTTTTCGGGGTGATGGCCTTGCGGAAATCCTCGGGATCCTTGGGGTCGACAAAGGTCACGCCCCAGCCCATTTTCTTGAAGCTGACCGAGAACTGGTTCATGGAGCCGCCATAAAGCTTGTTGGAGGCGACGATTTCGTCTCCGGCCTCAAGCAGGGTGTGCATGGCGATCAATTGCGCGGCATGGCCCGAGGCGACGGCGAGGGCGGCGACACCGCCTTCAAGCGCGGCGACGCGGTTTTCCAGAACGCCAACCGTCGGGTTGGTCAGGCGCGAATAGATGTTGCCGAATTCCTGAAGATTGAACAGCCGCGCCGCGTGGTCAGCGTCGTTGAAGACAAAGGATGACGACTGATAAATCGGCGTAATGCGCGCGCCGGTGGTGGGATCAGGCACCGCGCCCGCATGGACGGTGAGGGTGTCGAAGGCGAATGTGTCGGTCATGATCTGGTCCCTTGTGCATAGATGTGGTTGACAGTTGGCCCGGCATAGGATGGTCGTGCGGTCCGCTGCTTGGCCAGAATGCCAAGATTGGCGGGAATATCAGCAGAAAAAGCGCGTTATGAGTGGGGTATTTTAATACCTCTTTATTAAACAATTGATATAGTTGATGTTTTGTCGGCGTGGTCGGAAAATTCAGCGTTGACTTGAGCGCGGGATCGGGCATAGTGCGGCCCTGAGGTTTCGGAGTCGTTCGGGCTCCGGGACAGAATACTGGAAATTCCATCTGGCAAACCCAGGAAGACTATAATGAAAACCTTTTCGGCGAAACCGTCGGACATCGAAAAGAAGTGGCTCATCATCGACGCCGAAGGCGTGGTGCTTGGCCGTTTGGCTTCGATTGTTGCGGCCCGGCTCCGTGGTAAGCATAAGCCTATCTTCACTCCCCACATGGATTGCGGCGATAACGTCATCATCGTCAATGCGGAAAAGGTGAAGCTCACCGGCCGCAAGCTGTCCGACAAAAAGTTCTACTGGCATACCGGTCACCCGGGCGGCATCAAGGAGCGGACCATCGGTCAGCTTCTCAATGGCCGGTTCCCCGAGCGCGTGATCGAAAAGGCTGTGGAGCGCATGGTGCCGCGCGGCCCGCTTGGCCGTCAGCAGATGCGCAACCTGAAGGTTTATGCTGGTGTCACACATCCGCATGAAGCTCAGCAGCCCGAGAAGCTGGACCTTGCCGCGATGAACGACAAGAACGTGAGGAGCCGCTAATCATGGCCGAAGAAAAAAAGTCGCTGGAAGATCTGAAGTCCCTGACCCAGGGTACGGATACCCCGGGTGCGGCTGCAGCTCCGGTTCAGCCGAAGCTCGACGCTTATGGCCGCGCCTATGCCACCGGCAAGCGTAAGAACGCGATCGCCCGCGTGTGGGTGAAGCCAGGCACCGGCAAAATCATCGTCAACGGTCGTGACCAGACGGTCTATTTCGCCCGTCCGACGCTGCGCATGCTGCTGAACCAGCCGTTCCAGACCGCCAAGCGTGAAGGCCAGTATGACGTGATCTGCACCGTAACCGGTGGTGGTCTGTCGGGCCAGGCTGGCGCTGTGCGTCACGGTGTGTCGAAGGCGCTCACCTATTATGAACCGGGCCTGCGTCCGGCTCTGAAGGCTGGCGGCTTCCTGACCCGCGATCCGCGTGTTGTTGAACGTAAGAAATACGGCCGCGCGAAAGCTCGTCGTAGCTTCCAGTTCTCGAAGCGCTAGGTTTCGTCGATATTCCTATCGAGAAAGGCCCGGGCGCTTGTCCGGGCCTTTTTTCTGTTTGGGGTTTCCGACTTTCTTGTCATTGCCGGGCTTGATCCGGCAATCCATGGTTCCACCGTTCGTGCGTTGGCCTTATGGATACGCGGGTCAAGCCCGCGTATGACAGAATGGGTGGGTGGTGGCGGTTTTGAGTGTCTGTCATTGCCGGGCTTGACCCGGCAATCCATGGCTCCAGCGTTGGTGCGTCGGCCTTATGGATACGCGGGTCAAGCCCGCGTATGACAGAATGGGTGGGTGGTGGCGGTTTTGAGTGTCTGTCATTGCCGGGCTTGACCCGGCAATCCATGGTTCCAGCGTTGGTGTGGCGGGCCTATGGATACGCGGGTCAAGCCCGCGTATGACAGGATGATTGGGTGGTGGGGCGGCTTTGGTTATTTGTCATTGCCGGGCTTAATCCGTCTCTCGGCCGTTGCGTTGATGTCTCATGACGATTGAACGTTTCATGGGACAGGCATTCGTGGCAATAATGTTGATATGATCGAAAAAAGGATGCGGACATGACAGATAGGAAAATCCGGGTCGGGATTCTGGGGGCGAGTGGGTATACGGGGGCGGATCTTATTCGTCTGGCTTGTCGTCATCCGAATATCGAAATCGTCTTTGCCACGGCTGACCGGAAGGCCGGGAAGGCTCTGGCCGATGTGTTTCCGCATCTTGGGCGCTTGAAGGTGCCGAATCTGATCGCCATCGAGGATATCGAATGGGGCGGGATCGAGGTTGAGGCCGTGTTCTGTGCCTTGCCGCATGCGACGTCGCAGAAGGTCGTGAAGGGCATTCTTCATGGTGCCGATCATAGTCTGGTGGATGAGCTGATTGTCGAGGACGCGGACGATATCGCGTCGTCCATCAAGGGCAAGATCAAGGTTATTGATCTGTCGGCGGATTTCCGGCTGCGTGATCTTGAGACCTATGCCGAGTGGTATGGCAAGGAACATGACGCGCCGGAGTTGCAGAAGATTGCGGTCTATGGCCTGACGGAAATTTACCGGGACGAGATCAAAAAGGCTGATCTTGTGGCCTGTCCGGGCTGTTATCCGACGGCGGCGTTGCTGTCGCTCATTCCGTTGCTGGATGCGAAGGTCATCACGGGCGAGGATATCATCATCGACGCGAAGTCGGGGGTTTCGGGGGCCGGGCGCTCGGCCAAGGAACAGAATCTGTTCACCGAAGTGGCCGAAGGCATGCATGCCTATGCCATCGCAAGCCATCGCCATGCGCCGGAAATCGAGCAGGAATTGTCGCGGGCCTTGGGGCAGTCCCTGCTGGTGAACTTCACGCCGCATCTCGTGCCCATGAACCGGGGCGAGTATGAGACTATTTATGTGAAGCTCAGCGATGGGGTGACGGCGGATGATCTGCGGGCGGTGCTGACCGAGCGCTATGCCGATGAGCCGTTTGTTCATGTGGTCGAGAAGGGCATGGTTCCGGCCTCGCGTTATGTGCGCGGGTCGAATGATTGCATGATCGGGGTGTTCGAGGATCGTATTCCCGGCCGTGCCATGATCATTGCTACCATTGATAATCTGGTGAAGGGCTCGTCGGGGCAGGCGATCCAGAACTTTAACCTGATGTTCGGCCTGCCGGAAACCACGGGGCTTGAACAGGCGCCCATGTTC harbors:
- the rpsI gene encoding 30S ribosomal protein S9, whose product is MAEEKKSLEDLKSLTQGTDTPGAAAAPVQPKLDAYGRAYATGKRKNAIARVWVKPGTGKIIVNGRDQTVYFARPTLRMLLNQPFQTAKREGQYDVICTVTGGGLSGQAGAVRHGVSKALTYYEPGLRPALKAGGFLTRDPRVVERKKYGRAKARRSFQFSKR
- the rplM gene encoding 50S ribosomal protein L13, yielding MKTFSAKPSDIEKKWLIIDAEGVVLGRLASIVAARLRGKHKPIFTPHMDCGDNVIIVNAEKVKLTGRKLSDKKFYWHTGHPGGIKERTIGQLLNGRFPERVIEKAVERMVPRGPLGRQQMRNLKVYAGVTHPHEAQQPEKLDLAAMNDKNVRSR
- a CDS encoding O-acetylhomoserine aminocarboxypropyltransferase is translated as MTDTFAFDTLTVHAGAVPDPTTGARITPIYQSSSFVFNDADHAARLFNLQEFGNIYSRLTNPTVGVLENRVAALEGGVAALAVASGHAAQLIAMHTLLEAGDEIVASNKLYGGSMNQFSVSFKKMGWGVTFVDPKDPEDFRKAITPKTRAIFIESLANPGGIVTDIAAIAAIAHEAKIPLIVDNTLASPYLCRPFEHGADIVIHSATKFLGGHGNSIGGVIVDGGTFDWKASGKFPTLTEPSDAYHGMVFTDAFGPMAFALACRAIGLRDLGPCLSPFNAFLILTGIETLSLRMQRHVDNAMAVARHLKTHPKVTWVSYPGLEDDPYHQLARQYLKNGYGAVLTFGVKGGYEAGTKLVSAVKLHSHLANIGDTRSLIIHPSSTTHRQLADDARIRAGAGPDVVRLSIGIEDPHDIIADLDQALAQI
- the argC gene encoding N-acetyl-gamma-glutamyl-phosphate reductase: MTDRKIRVGILGASGYTGADLIRLACRHPNIEIVFATADRKAGKALADVFPHLGRLKVPNLIAIEDIEWGGIEVEAVFCALPHATSQKVVKGILHGADHSLVDELIVEDADDIASSIKGKIKVIDLSADFRLRDLETYAEWYGKEHDAPELQKIAVYGLTEIYRDEIKKADLVACPGCYPTAALLSLIPLLDAKVITGEDIIIDAKSGVSGAGRSAKEQNLFTEVAEGMHAYAIASHRHAPEIEQELSRALGQSLLVNFTPHLVPMNRGEYETIYVKLSDGVTADDLRAVLTERYADEPFVHVVEKGMVPASRYVRGSNDCMIGVFEDRIPGRAMIIATIDNLVKGSSGQAIQNFNLMFGLPETTGLEQAPMFP